Genomic segment of Osmia bicornis bicornis chromosome 2, iOsmBic2.1, whole genome shotgun sequence:
taataataataaaaatataattattttcactaCTTTAAGTatagtaattttaataaaatatatttgtataaaaacAAACCTGGAGGTGGATCTTTGTTAAATGATTCATCATGAAACGGTTTCCGTTCTGGGCCAGTTCCTCGAGGAGGAGGTGGTCTATTACCATATGATCTAGATGCCGAGTTACGCGACCAGTCTCGACTTCCGCCACCTGCTTCATCATTGAATGGACTATAATTGCTTCGGTTACCCCTCATATCCCACATATTACTTTGCCTGCCACCATGTTGCCCTCTATCATTGTAACCTCCTacacaatatcattatattaattttaaatttgtactACAAATATATCTTTTTATCTTTACATATATGCTCatgcaataaaatattattctctGTATAAAAGAAATTCTGCTATGGATTTAAATATACGCCATATTATTTAAACTGCTTTAAAATGTAAAACTTAAAATATCTATGATACACGTTATGCCAAACATAACATAAACTATTCATAAACTTTCTACCGAAATCATCGCCATATCCACCACGGCCAGCATCTCTCCCTCTAAATCCTCCTCCACTGCCACCACCACCACGGCCTCTCCTGTCAAAACCTCCACCTCgatcatttctttttccctctGCTACATCTATTTTAATCACACTTTTGTCTACTTCTACTGCCCCATCCATTTCTAGGGCTGCTTCTAAATCTGTCACATCTTCAAATTCAACGTAACAGAAACCCTTAAACCTATAACAAAACAAGGTTCAATGACTTCgatcaaaattatatttgaattattaaacataataaaaaaatgttattcattaaaatatgatAAAACTTGATTGTGTAGTAGTTAGGTGAAATCAAACAAACCTATCAGTTTCTTTATCTTTAACCAATCTGATTCCTTTAACGTTAAGTTTTTCAAAGATTTTATCCACATCTCCTTGAACAACTCCATTTGGTAAGTTTCCCACATAAGCAGTGTAAGGTGGTTCGGTTGGCAATGGTTTCCTGCCACTTCGATATCCACCTCCATAATCTCTgcaaacataaataaaatatcatatatatttacatacatTAAAGAATAAAccattttacaaatattattttgtatatatattttacatagTTGATTTCTATGAAAAAACGAAGCACTTTTAGTATGTCTTATTACCTTTTAATCTTATTTACTAAAGGATGGTTAAATGCTATAAAACCATTATACGAATATAACATATACATTTACAATTACAAAACTCTTTTATtgacatttaaaaataaagtgcaTAACAAAAATAACGTCTAGGAGTTGTGATTGTAACAATTATTTgaacattaattttcttaagtACACAATTCTGAcgaaaataaattacttttgtGTTTTGTATCCAGCGTCTTTTAAATCAACAAGTTGTACGTATTACACAAATTTTAAGTCAATATAATAGTTATTAGTGGCACGAATAAAACACACAAATGTTTGGTTGGCCAAAATAAAGCCGCGTGTCGAAGGAACCATATCTGCAAGGTGCTACGCTGCACTCTAATCGAAACTCACTTAACCTTAAAATcgtaaaattattgaaaagaaaaagttgcTTCTTCATTAGTTCTGCACACTGAGTAAATATCACCGTTGCACTATTTTCGAAAACCTCAACGACTGTTATACACAAAGGAAATTGCAACGTATACTTGCCTTGAATCTTCGTAACCACCTCGACCAGCCATATTGGATGCACGAAACTGACCGGGACCGCGCGGGTCGAGTGAGTCACTATGTTCAAGATGGCACTTTTTTAATCACcaaagaatttttaatcatGAAACTATACGAAATTACTTAATTGGTTATTGTCACTTCCATAAATGAATTTGATAATCACTCATTAGAAAGATATAACAATTGTTTATAAAGAATACAGTTACCGTTATTTCTgtcagaaattttcaaatgattaGATCATGCCGATGTCTTTTTAAGAAATAACTTATTTCTGCATCAGTTTGCATAATGTtactaaaaatttttatcaatagTAATTTGATAGTTTTAGCCGAAAgagtgaaatttttaacggAAACGATTGACAATCTGTGCTATACAAAAATAAGATATACACTTTTGCTTTTATATTctattcattatttcttttattcaattaataattattaaaatactattaaaatattaaatcgtTCGATTGTTTTTATATTCTGTTTCTAATCTATGAAATCATTTATAGATTAACGTAGTTTTTACTTAAATCAAGATGGCAGATGAAAGCATGCACATGGTAGAGGTTCTTTCAAATGattcgaaaataaaagaaataaataaaatggaCTGCACaattttagattattttacaaaacttAAGAGCGAAATTGAATCTGAAAGAATAGATGGTGGAATTGtattattaaactatttacGTCAACAAAGTTCAGTAAGTGTGTATTTAAAGATAACCTTATAGTTTATATAGTTCTTGAAAACCgcgaaaaatatatatctttttaatgaattaagtgttcatattaaataatttttcaggaACAGAATGACAGTAAGGAATTTAAATATGCCATTAAAAGGCTTATTCGAAGTTTAGGTTCCTCAAAAATAACCTCTAGAATAGGATTTTATACAACTTTGACAGTTTTTTTAATAATGCATCCTGAACAACCAATTGATAACTTTCTGTCTATAGTAGATAATGAATTACATCCAGTaaatagtaatagtaaaaGTGTAAGAAAACTCATCCTTGTTAcacaataatatttaattatcttgTAATGTTGGTTATACTATTTTAGGAAAATGCTGATATCTATATGGGTCGTATATTAGCATATGGAGCACTGATACGATCTACTCTTCTTTCTAAGAGTGCTAGTGAAACACAATTACAAATTCTACAAAATCTTGTCAATGCTGGCAAACAACGCAGTTATTTGtcatttatttctgtttcatttCTTGTTGAATTTATAAATCAAGTTAATCTTGAATGTATACAGAAATCAGTTTGGCCAGttattgaaaaagaatttgGTAAACCTTGGGTAGAACAAACCTTAGATTCTTTTTATGTTTTGTTAACAATCCAAAACAAATGTCCATCACTtgtaaattatgaattttcaaaaaaacaTTTTGGTACAAAGAGTATCATTACTAGAGAGTCTTTGAGTGATATAATGAAAGTATTATTGGTAAGTGTCCATTAGAGCATCATATAAgtaaatcatttataaaattgcttatacatatattttcaatttttaggATTTACCCAAAATTGTATCATGCCATCATCCAATATTTAAACTATTTTGTGAAAATTTAGTGTCAACTGATCTTATTACTGACTTTTGGACACATATAGATAGTAAATTTGTAAAACCATCAAAAACTGATGAACACTTGGCTATAcagatttttaaattcatattatCAAATGTTAAAGATAAGTCTGTACTTCCATCACTGTTATCTCCAAATTATATGCAGTATATGTTAACAAAGTTTTCAAGATCTAAAAAACATGACAAGGATGAAATACTCATGGCATTcaaggaaattttaaattcattagtATCAATTGTAAACAATGATAATACTAAGCCAAAAATACAAATTGCTGTATTAAAGAAGTTAATACTATATCCAGGTAATTTaatgattgaaaaaaagaCAGGTACAAAGATAGTTCAGGCAGTCACAGGAAACTTAAATTTAGAAGGAATTAAAAAGGtttcaaaaatatatagaaatataattgaaaac
This window contains:
- the LOC114875514 gene encoding eukaryotic translation initiation factor 4H-like isoform X1 gives rise to the protein MYMLYSYNGFIAFNHPLVNKIKRDYGGGYRSGRKPLPTEPPYTAYVGNLPNGVVQGDVDKIFEKLNVKGIRLVKDKETDRFKGFCYVEFEDVTDLEAALEMDGAVEVDKSVIKIDVAEGKRNDRGGGFDRRGRGGGGSGGGFRGRDAGRGGYGDDFGGYNDRGQHGGRQSNMWDMRGNRSNYSPFNDEAGGGSRDWSRNSASRSYGNRPPPPRGTGPERKPFHDESFNKDPPPAPDTSGRKRLVLKPRTIQAPINAIAESSKSSSIYGGAKPREEKLNTDDK
- the LOC114875514 gene encoding eukaryotic translation initiation factor 4H-like isoform X2; translated protein: MAGRGGYEDSRDYGGGYRSGRKPLPTEPPYTAYVGNLPNGVVQGDVDKIFEKLNVKGIRLVKDKETDRFKGFCYVEFEDVTDLEAALEMDGAVEVDKSVIKIDVAEGKRNDRGGGFDRRGRGGGGSGGGFRGRDAGRGGYGDDFGGYNDRGQHGGRQSNMWDMRGNRSNYSPFNDEAGGGSRDWSRNSASRSYGNRPPPPRGTGPERKPFHDESFNKDPPPAPDTSGRKRLVLKPRTIQAPINAIAESSKSSSIYGGAKPREEKLNTDDK